In Magallana gigas chromosome 1, xbMagGiga1.1, whole genome shotgun sequence, the sequence AATACATGTTTgcttgttttgaaatatactgCCAAGAGCTAGCTACATACCTAATAATAATATGAATATTTGCATGGTAAAACATATCTGTTTTGGTTCATTAATTTTTGGTAAGTGTATCAAACAACACTGGTGAATGTGATATCTCAAGGACTATTTGCAAATGCAATTCAGCTTGCTTTAAGCGACCTGAATCGTTTTCTAGGACTATGTATTGCTAAGGATGTGATAAAGATAGTAATTAAAAATGACAATGGAATTTAtcattatctacatgtatatattacatgttttttttatataggcAAAGAAAAGATTAATGCATTTTGGCATGTATAATAGTGCATTTATCGTAGATAGGATTGGATACTAATAATATTGCTCCTTTATATAATGACAGCCTTTTTAACTATTTCAAtcgtttgttttattttcaataagtaaaataaaatcttgacatctgatttattttgtcgcatttttttacatgcatgaatattaaaacaaaaagaaattggGACGTTCCAAACATccaaccccctcccccaaacTTATCACCTATCAAACTTATTGAATTGATTCAAATCATTGAAAACGGGACTCATGCAGTGGCGAACAAAAATTTCCCCGGATACCATCTTTCTTAAGGGAAAACAATTCTGTACTAAATTATAgtacatgcaatatattttgaTGATGTAGACAATTTGCTTCAGAGTATCCGTAACTATTGATATTAGCAACCGATGAATTTTAAGGTGTGCAgtaccatttttaaaaaaaaattcaaaacctaAAATGCGTTCAACACAATCTATTGTCGGATGTAAATGACAACATATTAGACATAATCTACGAATGTGTCATTTTCATTAATCTTGTCATTCCACTGACGTGCTAATCTTTAAATGGATAGGAAATGCTTTATTAATCAAATATGCTTTCTCTTTAAACGCCTTAGTGGAATTTGCCTCGTATTTACTGGTGAATTGATGATGtggttataaaaatataaatttgatcCCCCTTGACACAAGTAAAACAATGATACACATGGTTTAGGGGTTTGGATgtcaacagtttttttttttagatattcagtAATTTCCCAAAGCTGTGGGCTAAGGATGAACCCAGGGACCATATCTAATGTACCATATAAATTGCTTTCTAACACTCACTATATGCATCTGAAGACcccatgtaaatatttttaacggTTTCAAAGCTAAAAGTATATTCAATATAGTGTACAATTTTTGTCATAGGATTCAATGTTTGATCCCATCCCATTTGACCCTCCAAAAATATGGTTGACCAacccaaaattaaaatatctaaaagggtgaacaactagatatgcaggcgtACAATTGTAAAATTCTGTTCAGCTATCTCCaagaagaagaaacagtacaaaaaggaaaatattaattacattttttttctgatttagaTTCATTTCTTTCTTGGACGTATTTCTAAAACTGAATAATAACTTCGTTGAACACTTTTATAACggatttctttacagtttaaaaagcCCTCACTACCATTGAACATAATAGGTTtggtgaatttattttcacataaattattcaattttgtctGGTTATTATAGGTATTACAAGAATGAATTTCCATTTTAAGCTTCAATCAGCaaaaattgtagatttaaaagaatatttaaaaacattttacatatcttgagaaggagacatattttgtttagcaTTGTAGAAGATAAAATGCCTGCATTGATGATACTAagcgattccattaatcaaaacaacaatgtctgtccccattaaggatctaaagGGCTTgtccctaaaatattcaatcatttgtatctataaaaaatgaacaacaagtttagataggtgtaagaacaaaacaattttgtatTCGTGACACGTtatgaatgaactcaagaaaaaggggctggcccctgaAGTTAGGGGCCAAGACTCTCGTTAAGTCTTCGCGGCTATGATTAGGCTGCCTGATTAGTTTCACAGTAACAAATGGTTTTAAtttcgtctgtaaacatgcacaAATCCCGAAGCGAAAAAAGGCAGAAGATGATATTCCACAATGGGcacaaatatttgatatcaaaacatTACAACATATAACCAGATGTCGTCTCTAAAGTTGactgtgaacatttttaaacactaGTCATTCTCATAAAGTGGAGAAGCTTTGTTTACGtgtaaaaaatgaaactatCGATTTGAATGTAACTTTACTATCTGATGTCGGTAAGCgtgtttaaaaaaacaccaggccaaaatattgataaaattagtAATAAAATGTCGATTGCATttggtatttacatgtaacagaatgtttaaaaaattaaaattaatatgcaaaaaaagggtgctaatttatttgtttgtgtgTGCAGGTGTGTATAGACTATAACATGTTATACCTAGTCTATTCTTGATCTGCAGCTAAGACAAGTGTTCgtcttttaataatattttatatttattagtttgaCGAGATAGTgacgcttctgattggtcgaaaacatttttaagacCTGCACCAATAAGCTTTTTGCCTGATCTACATTTCTGTAATGTTCTGACTTAActctatttatagaacgggaatttccaaaataaacactgtcaacaaaatgtaaagttttgtCTGTTTAattgcaaacaaacaaaatacaactttatatatatatatatatatatatatatatatataaaaattaaaagttaaacCTTGAAAGATAAACAATTCACATTAATCAATTCactaaatagaaaattaaaagtcACGTTTACGGCGAAGCTGGCTGTTCCAATTCCaggaataattatattaatgagCATATaagcctgccccccccccccccccacgttttctcgcagcaacatttttctaaaaatttacatattaaaaattgaattatcattgacttggcctccccccccccccccactttttagggagtatgtaaaaaattgatattaaaataaagaaatgaggAATGaatttgaagttatatactacgccagccccAGATTTTGGAAAAGTATAAATTTCCCTTCtctgatttttttccccttttttttttgcttgtcaagattttttggatgagtctgccccccccccttccactactttcaaaaacgatgcctGATATCAACTATTTTAGTCAATGATTAACGCGATTTCGTCTTCTTGCATCATGGTTATGCCCAGTTACATACTCCAGCGATCTAACTCACATTCAATAACCAAGTTTTGACGAATCTTGCTACACAGTGAATACTATCACAAGCCATCGCATGTATTTccctttctttttcaattcaGCCGACTCAGGTTTCAATTTTCTATTTATGTTCAATTCATTAAATTCAGTTCAATAGCTCTGCATTAGCTGAAGGCATATCCATTTGATTGTTGCGTTTATTGTTTTATACCATACACGCCGCTtcgtttacattatttacatttttgatcaatgacactttaCGTTTTCTGATTTGAATGTAAGCTCAATTGCATTgaaatatcatttcattttggTATGCTCATGTACAcaatttattggatttgataaacagataaaaaaatGTGGCTACCTTCTCttctttaatataatttaacaatGCTGATTCCGCAATGTTTCCAAAGATCCACTAAGTCTTGCAACCATGTTACTGTTTTATTTAGACCAGTGTGAGAGCAATATGTTTGCGATGTGTTTAAATTCCCATCATTCGTCCAGCATTCCGTGTAAGACTCAAAAGTCGAAATAATTGTAGAAGATCGATAAGAGAGATTATCTGAAAAGAGGAAAATTGTTCAAGACATGAACAGTTCAAAAAAGAGTTTTTTAAGGATAATGATGATAATTATTACATAACATGGCACCTGTGTATATTACACCTAGCAGAATTAGACCAATAGCATTTCGTTTCTTTGAGGGAAAGTTTGAGCATTTTTTGTGAACATCCACGAAACATTGTGGCATATATTAGATATAACAAGGGAGTTCATTCGGGCACACTCTGCAGAGAAAATAAAGGGATCTAATGTTTTGGTAAATAAACAATACTCCCCAGAAAAGTTTTACCCGGACACGTGTCGTGCCAAGAAAGAAACAAAAGCGCAAAACTGATCCGTGATGTCTTGTGCATAGAGGAAAATGTGCTCATGTGTCGCATCCGCCCCTCAAATTGCATACACGTGACAGAATGGATCTAGCCATTCGAGTCAACAAACCTTGCGAGGAAGTTACCGACAACCAAACAAAAAGCAGCGTAAAAGATCAACTCCCGATTATCATTCAGGTAGATATGGATCAACTGGAGAACTGACAGAGGTCGTTacaaaatatgatgaaatagGTTTTACTGAAACCAAAACTGACGATTTTTTATGATACTCAAATGTATACACTAGCAAATATGTTTCCAAATATaaacctatagaatagcgaaaacgttcaatgcTGTATGAGATATTTCATGACTTCACAATGGCCATGGCACGCGTTATCGCTTGTCGCttgaattattgtaaacataaaatttcTGTAATTTTAACCGTTCTGAAcgattcagttttttttttggttgtttttttcaaacaaaaatataataatcaGCAATGTTAAAAGGGTCGTCACTAGGAAATAaagttggttggtacgtgatcaaatctactgagaagcccttcgggcttcacaggaaatgatcacgtgaccaaccaacaTCATATCCCGGTggactttttaaattgctgtttatttctacCTGGTGATATAACatataaaacagtcaataaATTACAAATGCCCGCTCTGTTCAACTCTTTAAAGTGGTAAGGGATactataaaattgattttatggtttccaaatttattttccaaatttatCAGAACAGGTTTTTCATTTTCCCAATTTCGTCCGGACATATTATTTTCGTTATGTGATGCAAGGCCGCCATACTTGTAAGAACTGTAGACTACGGCGTAGTGAAGTTTGAACTGTTTGTTGAATAATAATAGATGTATCAGAGAATAATCACGGTAATTACCATTTGCATTGTTGTTATACACAGTAATAACTTTTTGCGTTTCCCCCCATAGTGTAATTTTGTCGTTTAATCAAGtttcaatatgtaaacaaaatgaagGGTATGGAACATCGGTCAAGCCTAAATTTTCTACTCTAATATTTTCGTACATTGCttgtttattatataatatatcatcAGGTCAggcattattattattataatggaAATTTCTGTCAGATTTATACGTGTACATCATAGTAAGTTTCGTAATTTTACCTTTTATTGTAGTCAATCTTTTCCTACATTTGATTAATAAAGAAACGGAATCGAATTGGCTGTTGAGATACAATATGAAGCAGTTCATAACATTACATCATTGACGTGATTACTTCCGACATGGCAGCCAAGGAGTCCGAAGAAGATGGCCAGAAGCCATTGGCAGATGCCACAGAACTTGATGTTGGAGAATCACGACCCTCAAGAAACAGAAAACTTACAGAACGTGGAAAGTCATATAAATTAGAACAATATTATAGCACGTTTAGAAAGTTGAAAACATTAGGTTCACAAATAAAGACCttgatgtttgaaaataaaagtgaCACTGAAGATGTGAGAAAACAATACAGTGCATGGTTGAATACATATGAACGTTTCCTCAATTATTTTGATGAACTTGCAACGCAAATAGATGAAAGGGAAAAGAGTGAAATGTTTGCAGATCACTATGACTATGATATATTCCTGATTAACTTTAAGAAGGAAGTCGAAGATTACTTTTCTCGCATGAAAGAGACAAAAAGCAAGATCATTAAAGTTAAAAGTCATGCGACATCATTCACTTCTAATGCATCAAACATTTCTTCACAAAGAATTAAAGAAGAAACAAAGTTAGCAGAATTAGAAGCTCGTAAATCTGTCCTGAGGAGAAAAAAGCAACTCGAGATGGCTAAGCTGCAACTGAAACTAGATGAAGAGGAGCTGGATATCGACACAGGTATTGCAGTATCACACGCTAAAAGTGAAGTgctacaaaaatatgaaaatattcctGAAGAACAGTCTTTTAATCGGTTTGATTTTATTGAGAATAAGGAAGATAGTGTTGGTTGTCCTAGACAATTAATTCCAAAACCTTCGCCACGAACGCCTAagtttcaacaagaaattgggTCACAGATATCATGCTCTTTGGATCCAAATGCCAACACCTTTGTTCCAAGATCCCACAGCACTGATAAGGAAACAAACCAACAAGATGCGCTACAAGATGTTGTTAACTATTTGAGAAGACCCTTACCAGAAATAAAAAGGTTCGGCGGAGACCCACTGGAATATAGAAGATTTATTAGACAGTTCCATGCTAAAGTAGTTATAAACACTAAAGACGATGATGAACGAATGAACTATCTGGAACAAATGACACATGGGGAGGCAGGTCGCGTCGTATCCGGCTTCAGCCATATGGACGGCAAGAGGGCATACAAAGCAGCAATGAACCAACTTAAAGAAAGGTACGGCGACGATGAACTAATCGTCACAACCTTTATTAAGAAAGCTCTCGAATGGCCTCAAGTGAAAGACTCAAAAATGTTGGATGAGTTTTCCTTATTCTTGGTAGAATGTCAAAATGCTGCAGAGAGTATGGATAGCATCAAAGTTTTAGACTATCAGGAAAACATGAAAAGATTAATGTTGAAATTACCAATAAACATGCATGACAGATGGAGAAGCGTCGTCTTGAAGAAAAGGGATGCAAAGAAAAGAGTGGCATTTTCAGACTTTGTgactttcataaaaaatgaagcTAAAAAATCCAACGATCCAACCTATGGAAACATATCAGTTAACGAATCTCGACAGAGCAATTCTAAACCACAGAAGAAAGTTGTACTGTCAACGGACATTATAAATGACACATCTAAACCAACAGACTTAAACGTGAAATGTGTTTATTGCGAAAATTCTTCTCATCTACTCAGTGACTGCAAGAAATTCATAGGGATAAGTCTCCAGGAAAGATACAGCTTTATGAAGAGTAAAGGACTGTGTTATGGATGCTTGAAGAAAGGACACATGAGTATGAAGTGTAGAAACAGACTGAAGTGTTCATTATGCGGACGTTTTCACCCTACAATTCTTCATGATCCAACAAAATCCTCAGTAAACGTGTCAAATCACAAGAGCGAGGCTGGTGACTCTTCACTTGCAGTTCCGAAAATAAAGCAGTCTGCTGCTAATTGCTTTGCAGATAATTCAAGTATTAGTGCTTGTTGTGATACTGGGGCCGGTGATCAAACATGTGCCATGGCTATAATCCCGGTAAGAATAAAATTGAAGGACAAAAGCCATAGTGTCGTAACATATGCATTTTTCGACTCGGGCAGTAGTGTCTCCTTTTGCACTGAAAACCTAATGCGGCAACTCGGAGCAAGTGGCAAGAGATGTAACATCACTTTGAACACAATAGGAGAAGCCTACCAACTGTCATCTCACTCAGTTAAGGGTCTGCAGATCAGCGACATGAGCATGACAGAATTCATTGATCTTCCTAAAGTCTACACTAAAGACAAGATGCCGGTCAACCATGACCATATCCCAACTAAGAAGGAAATATCAAGATGGCCCCATTTATCGCATGTTACACTTACAGATGTTAATGCTGAGATTGGCCTCCTCTTAGGTAGCAATGTTCCAGAAGCTTTCGCTCCATATGATGTGGTAACTGGTCCTAGCGGTTCCCCTCACGCTACTAAGACGCGGTTAGGATGGATCGTATGGAACGTACTCAGGGATGGAGAAACTAGAACATGTGATGTGAACAAAGTGACAATTGAACAATATTGTGAATGTGACATGAAACTAGAAGAATTAGTTAAGGCATCAATAAACTCTGATTTTCCAGAACGTGCTAAAGAAGACAAAAGAGAACATTCAGTGGAAGATAAGAAGTTTCTGAGTCAGGTAGAAGGATCTATCAGTCAAGAAAATAGTCATTATTCCATAGGACTACCATTCAGAGAGAATTCTGTGAATCTACCAAATAATATGATTCAAGGACAGCAACGACTTGAAAGTTTGAAgaagaagatgttgaaaaatCCCCAATTTAGAAATGATTATATCAGCTTTA encodes:
- the LOC136269986 gene encoding uncharacterized protein, which gives rise to MAAKESEEDGQKPLADATELDVGESRPSRNRKLTERGKSYKLEQYYSTFRKLKTLGSQIKTLMFENKSDTEDVRKQYSAWLNTYERFLNYFDELATQIDEREKSEMFADHYDYDIFLINFKKEVEDYFSRMKETKSKIIKVKSHATSFTSNASNISSQRIKEETKLAELEARKSVLRRKKQLEMAKLQLKLDEEELDIDTGIAVSHAKSEVLQKYENIPEEQSFNRFDFIENKEDSVGCPRQLIPKPSPRTPKFQQEIGSQISCSLDPNANTFVPRSHSTDKETNQQDALQDVVNYLRRPLPEIKRFGGDPLEYRRFIRQFHAKVVINTKDDDERMNYLEQMTHGEAGRVVSGFSHMDGKRAYKAAMNQLKERYGDDELIVTTFIKKALEWPQVKDSKMLDEFSLFLVECQNAAESMDSIKVLDYQENMKRLMLKLPINMHDRWRSVVLKKRDAKKRVAFSDFVTFIKNEAKKSNDPTYGNISVNESRQSNSKPQKKVVLSTDIINDTSKPTDLNVKCVYCENSSHLLSDCKKFIGISLQERYSFMKSKGLCYGCLKKGHMSMKCRNRLKCSLCGRFHPTILHDPTKSSVNVSNHKSEAGDSSLAVPKIKQSAANCFADNSSISACCDTGAGDQTCAMAIIPVRIKLKDKSHSVVTYAFFDSGSSVSFCTENLMRQLGASGKRCNITLNTIGEAYQLSSHSVKGLQISDMSMTEFIDLPKVYTKDKMPVNHDHIPTKKEISRWPHLSHVTLTDVNAEIGLLLGSNVPEAFAPYDVVTGPSGSPHATKTRLGWIVWNVLRDGETRTCDVNKVTIEQYCECDMKLEELVKASINSDFPERAKEDKREHSVEDKKFLSQVEGSISQENSHYSIGLPFRENSVNLPNNMIQGQQRLESLKKKMLKNPQFRNDYISFMNKLFEKGFAEAVPEMQLKRDDGRVWYLPHHGVYHEKKPGKIRVVFDCSAVFMGVSLNSQLLQGPDLTNSLLGVLLRFRQERIAVQGDIEAMFHQVIVPEKDRDCMRFLWWKDGNLDAEPNHYRMKVHIFGTTSSPACCNYALQKTVKEYGEEYDQYVQNVMMRNMYVDDCLASLNTEEEAISLIKDLIDLCKKGGFRLTKWISNCAEVLKSVPEDDRANDIKKLSLNGETLIERALGVLVC